The genomic window attttttatagacatttcaaaaaaattacttgagctttttctcttttaattttgattacttTTTCGGAAGCACGTTTTGTTCCGCCTAGAATAGTTAAACACTGTTCTATGATGTTGAAGGaggagtgtatgtatgtgtttgtagaAATACATTCACCTTGCTGACAGGCAGTGAAAGGCAATAAGTCAAGGTATATATGAAAACATACAATTTGGTGCAATGTATAGCTTACTTCGGACCATCAGCTAATGTGTAATAAGCAGGAAgcggtaaaaataaataaatataaaggcaTCGTCAAAATGCATACAAGGATTGCAACAAAACAGAATGTCATCAGagtacaataacaataattgaTGAAATTAGTATTTCTAGTATAAGTATATACGGTAGTAAGTTATATGCTGTTGTAAGAAAAGGATATAACAGTTGCGCACATATCTTTCATACaatttgttgtgattttatttttgtttcagctactagCAAACATTGCCCACatttctaatatacatacttatatttataattatgttttCGCACTCACCTGACATAGGCAAAGAACATCATACATAGTACAGATATTGCAAATAGTGTTATTGTATGCGGTTTATAAAAGAAATCAAGTGAAATATCATCTACTGGCCGTTCATTTACAATCACGAACGTTTCAGCGTATTCGTCCAGTCCTTTATCTTTTGAAATGGACGAAGAATTACGTGGTTTCGATGATTTTGCGGAGGCAGCATTGCTATTGGTTGCACTTTGAGATTCAGCGCCACTTTCATCGGCCGAACTGTTGCCGTCCGAACCGCCCAttcgtttcttcatattttttttatatttcgatatTACTGTTTGATTATTTCCTTTCAACTTTTAAGATTTACGTGTACTTTCACAATCTCCATACAATTACCACCGATTATCACACCACCCAGCCGTCACCGTTGATTTTCGCTTGGAGTTGCGCAATGCGCGCCCCTTGTCACACGAAACGTTCAGTAATAACACCAACGTATATCATATGATAGAACTTTAGattctgaaaaattttacaaaaaattagtgaaatgttTTCAGAatagacacatatgtataaatgaatatagttttcattgaaaattttgaatgcaAACAACTGATATCTTATCACCACCTTTTAACACACCAACAGGCATCAACTGTAGACTACGCTAGTTTTTGAGGAAATGAGCATGTGTCTCAATCGCACATTGAGTaaaaagatgaagaagttaTCACTTATTAATACTATCACAAGAATTATCACTTGCTGATTCTAAAATTTTGACAGTATCGAGGCGAAATcctataattataaaaaacgaATTCGCTTGAAACACCAGAAAAAAgagacaataaatttattgaagcaGTGTTGTAAAAAATGTACTACACGACAGACACTACAAACTAGACCCtgagtacaaaattatattattttgattagttatttcaaattaaaaatttgtcaaaagtaATTATCCAGACATTACTTGCTTATAGAGTAccaattggaaaaattctatgaaaatgaGTTTTTTCCTATAAATAGTTTAATAAATGATATTACAACATTGTTCAAAATCGCTGCTTTAAATTCTGTTTATTATTCTGACATTCGTAATTTTTGGTTCCCTTCTTAACTCATTCTAAACATTGAGCACCATACGCTTAcgaaaaaatatgcttaaatttatataacagCTGGCATTTTAATAACTATAATAGCTTAAAATGCCGCGAAATCCGAATGCCGAACGTGACAACCCCTGTTTACATGAACAGGAACTGTCTTATAAGTGCCTCAGTAAATACAACTACGACAGAGATAAATGTGAAGTATATTTCGCCAATTATAACAACTGCAAGGATTTTTGGGTATTTATCAATGAAAggtctaaaaaatttaaattaattgcaaatatttttcagaataaAGTCCGTTCTGACCGTCGAGCAAAAGGAATTGTACCCTACTTACCCCCTGTGGAGGAGCGTGAAGATATCAAGTCAGAATATATGAAGTCCAAACC from Bactrocera tryoni isolate S06 chromosome 5, CSIRO_BtryS06_freeze2, whole genome shotgun sequence includes these protein-coding regions:
- the LOC120777628 gene encoding coiled-coil-helix-coiled-coil-helix domain-containing protein 7; protein product: MPRNPNAERDNPCLHEQELSYKCLSKYNYDRDKCEVYFANYNNCKDFWNKVRSDRRAKGIVPYLPPVEEREDIKSEYMKSKPPKD